In the genome of Planctomycetota bacterium, one region contains:
- the cysS gene encoding cysteine--tRNA ligase has translation MSIAYTNSLTRRKEPFTPIEPGTVRLYSCGPTVHDYAHIGNFRAFVFVDVLKRHLQLRGFTVKHVMNITDVGHMTTDADEGEDKIGKSARERGLTAWEVVRMFTQAFFEDARTLRLRPADVYPKATEHVPDMIRMVERILANGFAYVSNGSVYFDLARFPAYGRLSGNTLAHLMEGARVEVNPEKRNPHDFALWKAAPTSVMRWESPWSIGVPGWHAECTAMAMRYLGEQLDIHTGGEDNVFPHHECEIAQAEAATGKTPYVRHWMHNRHLLVDGTKMSKSLGNFYTLRDLLAQGHSPLAIRYLLLSSQYRMPLNFTAEGLDAAATAVRRINDFVARLAEAPDAPGGPDVAPLCEKAKADFAAALDDDLNTSGALAVVHDFMREANRLALTHAPAALVRDAVAYFDTVLDVLDTRKETLDEEVERLIAERQAARKARDFSRADAIRNDLAARGIVLEDTPQGVRWRRLK, from the coding sequence ATGAGCATCGCCTACACCAACTCGCTCACCCGCCGCAAAGAGCCCTTCACGCCCATCGAGCCCGGCACCGTGCGCCTCTACAGTTGCGGCCCCACCGTCCACGACTACGCCCACATCGGCAACTTCCGAGCCTTCGTGTTCGTGGACGTTCTCAAGCGCCACCTCCAGCTCCGCGGCTTCACGGTCAAGCACGTGATGAACATCACCGACGTCGGCCACATGACCACCGACGCCGACGAGGGCGAGGACAAGATCGGCAAGAGCGCCCGCGAGCGCGGCCTCACCGCCTGGGAGGTCGTCCGCATGTTCACCCAGGCCTTCTTCGAGGACGCCCGCACCCTGCGCCTGCGGCCCGCCGACGTCTACCCCAAGGCCACCGAACACGTGCCCGACATGATCCGCATGGTCGAGCGCATCCTGGCCAACGGCTTCGCCTACGTCTCCAACGGCTCCGTCTACTTCGACCTCGCCCGGTTCCCCGCCTACGGCCGGCTCTCGGGCAACACCCTCGCCCACCTCATGGAGGGCGCCCGCGTCGAGGTCAACCCCGAAAAGCGCAACCCCCACGACTTCGCCCTCTGGAAGGCCGCCCCCACCAGCGTCATGCGCTGGGAAAGCCCCTGGAGCATCGGCGTCCCGGGCTGGCACGCCGAGTGCACCGCCATGGCCATGCGATACCTCGGCGAACAGCTCGACATCCACACAGGCGGCGAGGACAACGTCTTCCCCCACCACGAGTGCGAGATCGCCCAGGCCGAGGCCGCCACGGGCAAGACCCCCTACGTCCGCCACTGGATGCACAACCGCCACCTGCTCGTGGACGGCACCAAGATGTCGAAGTCCCTCGGCAACTTCTACACCCTCCGCGACCTCTTGGCCCAGGGCCACTCCCCCCTCGCCATCCGCTACCTGCTCCTGAGCAGCCAATACCGCATGCCCCTCAACTTCACCGCCGAGGGCCTCGACGCCGCCGCCACCGCCGTCCGCCGCATCAACGACTTCGTCGCCCGCCTCGCCGAGGCCCCCGACGCCCCCGGCGGCCCCGACGTCGCCCCCCTGTGCGAAAAGGCCAAGGCCGACTTCGCCGCCGCCCTCGACGACGACCTCAACACCTCCGGCGCCCTCGCCGTCGTCCACGACTTCATGCGCGAGGCCAACCGCCTCGCCCTCACCCACGCCCCCGCGGCCCTCGTGCGGGACGCCGTGGCCTACTTCGACACCGTGCTCGACGTCCTCGACACCCGCAAAGAGACCCTCGACGAAGAAGTCGAGCGTCTCATCGCCGAGCGCCAGGCCGCCCGCAAGGCCAGGGACTTCTCGCGCGCCGACGCCATCCGCAACGACCTCGCCGCCCGCGGCATCGTGCTCGAGGACACCCCCCAGGGCGTCCGCTGGCGCCGCCTGAAATAG
- a CDS encoding glutamate mutase L, which produces MSTPELNVIVATDCGSTTTKAILIEKKPEGYRQTFRGEAPTTVEAPFEDVTRGVLNAFAELEELSGRRILDGERILTPARGNEGVDIYVSTSSAGGGLQMMVAGVVKQMTAESAQRAALGAGAIVMDVLAANDQRLPHEKIELIRRLRPDMVLLSGGTDGGTITHVVELAEFLAAANPRPRLGRDYKLPVIYAGNKDAREAVAQRLAAKTELHPTENLRPVLERENLAPARNEIHELFLKHVMAQAPGYDKLMAWVGAPIMPTPAAVGAIMQTIARRQGINLIGVDIGGATTDVFSVYGDVFNRTVSANLGMSYSISNVLAEAGLANILRWVPFDIDETDLRDRIKNKMIRPTTIPQLLEELKIEQAIAREALRLAFEQHKALAVGLKGVQRERTISESFDETAAGATLINLRDLDLLVGSGGVLSHAPRRHQAAMMLVDAFQPEGVTRLAVDSIFMMPHLGVLAQVHEQAAEQVFVRDCLINLGTCVAMVNQGKPGTPAFDYTLAVNGQTRGGSLAVGDIKLEPLGVGETAQLAANPARGVDLGQGRGKALEATVHGGVVGVILDARGRPLVVPERNRAEIVNGWAKALNAYPA; this is translated from the coding sequence GTGAGCACGCCCGAGCTCAACGTCATCGTCGCCACCGACTGCGGCAGCACGACCACCAAGGCCATCCTCATCGAGAAGAAGCCCGAGGGCTACCGCCAGACCTTCCGCGGCGAGGCCCCCACCACCGTCGAGGCGCCGTTCGAGGACGTGACCCGCGGCGTGCTCAACGCCTTCGCCGAGCTCGAGGAGCTGTCGGGCCGCCGCATCCTCGACGGCGAGCGCATCCTCACCCCCGCCCGCGGCAACGAGGGGGTGGACATCTACGTCTCGACCAGCAGCGCCGGCGGCGGCCTCCAGATGATGGTGGCCGGCGTTGTCAAACAAATGACCGCCGAGAGCGCCCAACGCGCCGCCCTGGGCGCCGGCGCCATCGTGATGGACGTGTTGGCGGCCAACGACCAGCGCCTGCCCCACGAGAAGATCGAGCTGATCCGCCGCCTGCGCCCCGACATGGTGCTCCTCTCCGGCGGCACCGACGGCGGCACGATCACCCATGTGGTCGAACTCGCCGAGTTCCTCGCCGCCGCCAACCCCAGGCCGAGGCTCGGCCGCGACTACAAGCTGCCCGTCATCTACGCAGGGAACAAGGACGCTCGCGAGGCCGTGGCCCAACGCCTCGCCGCCAAGACCGAGCTGCACCCCACCGAAAACCTGCGGCCCGTGCTCGAGCGCGAAAACCTCGCGCCCGCCCGCAACGAGATTCACGAGCTCTTCCTCAAGCACGTCATGGCCCAGGCCCCGGGCTACGACAAGCTCATGGCCTGGGTCGGCGCGCCCATCATGCCCACCCCCGCCGCCGTGGGCGCCATCATGCAGACCATCGCCCGCCGCCAGGGCATCAACCTGATCGGCGTGGACATCGGCGGCGCCACGACCGACGTCTTCAGCGTCTACGGCGACGTGTTCAACCGCACCGTGAGCGCGAACCTGGGCATGAGCTACAGCATCTCCAACGTGCTGGCCGAGGCCGGCCTCGCCAACATCCTGCGCTGGGTGCCGTTCGACATTGACGAGACCGACCTGCGCGACCGCATCAAGAACAAGATGATCCGCCCGACCACCATCCCGCAACTCCTCGAGGAACTCAAGATCGAGCAGGCCATCGCCCGCGAGGCGTTGCGCCTGGCCTTCGAGCAGCACAAGGCCCTGGCCGTCGGCCTCAAGGGCGTGCAGCGCGAACGCACCATCAGCGAATCGTTCGACGAAACGGCGGCCGGGGCCACCCTCATCAACCTACGCGACCTCGACCTCCTCGTGGGCAGCGGCGGCGTGCTCTCCCACGCCCCGCGCCGCCACCAGGCCGCCATGATGCTGGTGGACGCCTTCCAGCCCGAGGGCGTCACCCGCCTGGCAGTGGACAGCATCTTCATGATGCCGCATCTCGGCGTGCTCGCCCAGGTGCACGAGCAGGCAGCGGAGCAGGTCTTCGTGCGCGACTGCCTCATCAACCTCGGCACCTGCGTGGCCATGGTGAACCAGGGCAAGCCGGGCACGCCCGCCTTCGACTACACGCTGGCCGTGAACGGCCAGACGCGCGGCGGCTCGCTCGCCGTCGGCGACATCAAACTCGAGCCGCTCGGCGTGGGCGAGACGGCGCAACTCGCCGCGAACCCCGCCCGAGGCGTTGACCTGGGCCAGGGCCGCGGCAAGGCCCTCGAGGCCACCGTCCACGGCGGCGTCGTGGGCGTGATCCTCGACGCTCGCGGCCGCCCGCTCGTGGTGCCCGAGAGGAACCGGGCGGAGATTGTCAACGGCTGGGCCAAGGCGCTCAACGCCTATCCGGCCTGA
- a CDS encoding PAS domain S-box protein, with translation MAAPPSGHEAKGRRSPSPPGPSDEMINRFGPDFTCLYVNEACARIYQTTPQEMIGRNWLPFVPGDQREQVRALIEGLTPEHPMVSIEHPVVLHTGEVRWQHWVNCALFDAQGRVLEYQAVGRDITEQRQAEERLRLAMAAADAGAWTWDARTGQSSWDDRYHAMYGFAPGQPRTYDTWVASLHPDDRPRVLARLDEMLRTPGDDDWDMQFRALRPDGQVVWMHGLGRAERDARGQVVRLAGINLDITERQRAEEALHESRERLRVQLQHMPIACILHDAEGRFVDWNPAAERIFGYTAAEALGHTCDLIVPPAARGHVHDVLRRTLAGEALPPSSNENLTKDGRTIRCRWINTPIADAQGRITGLLSMAEDITERVQARQALLQTREDMDRAQAVSHTGSWRLDLTTNLLQWSKETWRIFALPEGTPLSYEAFLNAVHPDDLARVRERWSAALRGEANDVEFRILAAGAVKWVRARSSLELGPDGTPRAAFGTVQDITDRKQADEALRRSEQRYRALAETAHDLIYIIGRDDRVEYVNSFAAAHLRRSPQEVVGQPRAALFPPEAAARQARNLQHVLATGEPTQAEDRVPFPGGDLWLHTSLTPLRNEAGEIVSVLGISRDITGRKRIEEALQASERKFRDLAEGMPDGASLVVDGKFVWVNPAYCRMFGYREEELLGQSIEKTIAPEMRQAMMQRLAYRLEGKSVPTQYEAVGLRKDGTRFDLENSVKVVDVGGRPGVQSVMRDITERKRAERALAQSEKKYRDLIETTGTGFVIVDPQGRVLDANARYVSLTGHERRQEILGRCVTEWTAPDEVELNRAAVRRCFEQGSIRGFVVHYVDRSGKRTPIEIHATVVPGPDGPQILTLCHDITERKRIEDALRASEERYRAVTEHALDCIFCKDTERRYTFCNPAVLRLLGRTADEVLGKTAEDVLPPEGAQLIREPDEATLRGETINRIGTLRLGSDERVFHTVQVPLRDAQGRVVGLTGISRDITERRRAEEALRASEERYRAITENAADAIFCKDTERRYTFVNPVGLRIIGRRAEEVLGKTPEELFDPGDAATIRDVDDACLRGEIVNAVRTLHRGDREFVLHTVQAPLRDQAGQVVGITGIVRDLTGQRRLADDLRASEAAYHTIFDAVTDAILLLDPETGTILEMNAAARSYARRLGRPPSAPLALALLASHEEPFTEKEALRRVHAAARGRPQSYEWMLRDPHGHPTWFLVNLTAANIRGTRCVLAVARETTELRRAQDERLRIQKLESLGLLAGGIAHDFNNLLMGILASIALARLDHGTSPEAARTLDDAEKAVRRATGLTHQLLTFSRGGAPVRRAIALGELVRETAEFALTGSNVRAHFAIAPDLWPAEVDAAQIGQVIQNLVINANEAMPDGGVVRITVANLLLGAESGIPLPPGRYVKVAVRDTGVGIAPENLQRIFDPYFTTKGAGSGLGLAVAYSVLRSHGGHIRVESQLGAGSTFEVFLPAATAAAEPAAPSAAAARRQGRLLVMDDDQVIRRCLEQLLERVGYTVACASDGAEAVKMFREALERGQPFDAVVLDLTVVAGMGGEACLERLRELDPDVRAIVASGFHTDPVMAEFRERGFRAVVAKPFSLEELLRALDEARA, from the coding sequence ATGGCCGCACCGCCCTCCGGGCATGAGGCGAAAGGTCGGCGTTCGCCCTCGCCGCCGGGTCCATCCGACGAGATGATCAACCGCTTCGGCCCCGACTTCACCTGCCTCTACGTCAACGAGGCCTGCGCCCGCATCTACCAGACGACCCCGCAGGAGATGATCGGCCGGAACTGGCTGCCGTTCGTCCCCGGGGACCAGCGCGAGCAGGTGCGCGCGCTCATCGAGGGCCTCACGCCCGAGCACCCCATGGTCAGCATCGAGCACCCGGTGGTGCTGCACACCGGCGAGGTGCGTTGGCAGCACTGGGTCAACTGCGCGCTCTTCGACGCCCAGGGCCGCGTGCTCGAGTACCAGGCCGTCGGACGCGACATCACCGAGCAGCGCCAGGCCGAGGAGCGCCTGCGCCTGGCCATGGCCGCCGCCGACGCCGGCGCCTGGACCTGGGACGCGCGCACCGGCCAGTCGTCGTGGGACGACCGCTACCACGCCATGTACGGCTTCGCCCCCGGCCAGCCCCGCACGTACGACACCTGGGTCGCCAGCCTCCACCCCGACGACCGCCCCCGCGTCCTCGCCCGCCTCGACGAGATGCTGCGAACGCCCGGCGACGACGACTGGGACATGCAGTTCCGCGCCCTCCGCCCCGACGGCCAGGTGGTCTGGATGCACGGCCTGGGCCGAGCCGAGCGCGACGCCAGGGGCCAGGTCGTGCGCCTGGCCGGCATCAACCTCGACATCACCGAGCGCCAGCGCGCCGAGGAGGCGCTGCACGAGAGCCGCGAACGGCTGCGCGTCCAACTCCAGCACATGCCCATCGCCTGCATCCTGCACGACGCCGAGGGCCGCTTCGTGGACTGGAATCCCGCGGCCGAGCGCATCTTCGGCTACACCGCCGCCGAGGCCCTCGGCCACACCTGCGACCTCATCGTGCCGCCCGCAGCCCGCGGCCACGTGCACGACGTCCTGCGGCGCACCCTCGCCGGCGAAGCCCTCCCGCCCAGCTCGAACGAGAATCTGACCAAGGACGGCCGCACCATCCGCTGCCGCTGGATCAACACGCCCATCGCCGATGCGCAGGGCCGCATCACCGGCCTCCTCTCCATGGCCGAGGACATCACGGAACGAGTCCAGGCGCGCCAGGCCCTCCTCCAGACCCGCGAGGACATGGACCGCGCGCAGGCCGTGTCCCACACGGGGAGCTGGCGCCTCGACCTCACGACGAACCTTCTCCAGTGGTCCAAGGAAACCTGGCGCATCTTCGCCCTGCCCGAGGGCACGCCGCTCAGCTACGAGGCGTTCCTGAACGCCGTGCACCCCGACGACCTGGCCCGGGTCCGGGAGCGCTGGTCCGCCGCCCTGCGCGGCGAGGCCAACGACGTCGAGTTCCGCATCCTCGCCGCCGGCGCCGTCAAGTGGGTGCGCGCGCGATCCTCGCTCGAGCTGGGGCCCGATGGGACGCCGCGCGCCGCCTTCGGCACCGTGCAGGACATCACGGACCGCAAGCAGGCCGATGAGGCGCTGCGGCGCAGCGAACAACGCTACCGGGCCCTGGCCGAGACGGCGCACGACTTGATCTACATCATCGGGCGCGACGACCGGGTCGAATACGTCAACAGCTTCGCCGCCGCCCACCTGCGCCGCTCGCCCCAGGAGGTCGTGGGCCAGCCCCGCGCCGCGCTCTTCCCGCCCGAGGCCGCCGCCAGGCAGGCGCGCAACCTCCAGCACGTGCTCGCCACCGGCGAACCCACCCAGGCCGAGGACAGGGTGCCCTTCCCGGGGGGCGACCTCTGGCTCCACACGTCGCTCACCCCCTTGCGCAACGAGGCCGGCGAGATCGTCTCCGTGCTCGGCATCTCGCGCGACATCACCGGGCGCAAGCGCATCGAGGAGGCCCTCCAGGCCAGCGAGCGCAAGTTCCGCGACCTCGCCGAGGGCATGCCCGACGGCGCCTCGCTCGTCGTGGACGGCAAGTTCGTGTGGGTAAACCCCGCCTACTGCCGGATGTTCGGCTACCGCGAGGAGGAACTGCTCGGCCAGAGCATCGAGAAGACCATCGCGCCCGAGATGCGGCAGGCCATGATGCAGCGCCTCGCCTACCGCCTGGAAGGCAAGAGCGTGCCCACCCAATACGAGGCCGTTGGACTGCGCAAGGACGGCACCCGCTTCGACCTCGAGAACAGCGTGAAGGTGGTGGACGTCGGGGGCCGCCCCGGCGTCCAGAGCGTGATGCGCGACATCACCGAGCGCAAGCGCGCCGAACGCGCCCTGGCCCAGAGCGAGAAGAAGTACCGCGACCTGATCGAGACCACCGGCACCGGCTTCGTGATCGTGGACCCGCAGGGCCGCGTGCTCGACGCCAATGCCCGCTACGTGAGCCTGACCGGGCACGAACGCCGCCAGGAGATCCTCGGCCGCTGCGTGACCGAGTGGACCGCGCCCGACGAGGTCGAGTTGAACCGCGCGGCCGTGCGGCGCTGCTTCGAGCAGGGCTCGATCCGGGGCTTCGTGGTCCACTATGTGGACCGCTCGGGCAAGCGCACCCCGATCGAGATCCACGCCACCGTGGTGCCGGGCCCCGACGGCCCGCAGATCCTCACCCTCTGCCACGACATCACCGAGCGCAAGCGCATCGAAGACGCCCTGCGCGCGAGCGAGGAACGCTACCGCGCCGTCACCGAGCACGCACTCGACTGCATCTTCTGCAAGGACACCGAGCGCCGCTACACCTTCTGCAACCCGGCCGTGCTGCGCCTGCTCGGCCGCACGGCCGACGAGGTGCTGGGAAAGACCGCGGAAGACGTGCTGCCGCCCGAGGGCGCGCAGCTCATCCGCGAGCCCGACGAGGCCACCCTGCGCGGCGAGACGATCAACCGCATCGGCACGCTCCGGCTGGGCAGCGACGAGCGCGTCTTCCACACCGTGCAGGTGCCGCTGCGCGACGCGCAGGGCCGCGTGGTGGGCCTCACCGGCATCTCGCGCGACATCACCGAGCGCCGGCGGGCCGAAGAGGCCCTCCGCGCCAGCGAGGAACGCTACCGCGCCATCACCGAGAACGCCGCCGACGCCATCTTCTGCAAGGACACCGAGCGCCGCTACACCTTCGTCAACCCCGTCGGCCTCCGCATCATCGGCCGGCGCGCCGAGGAGGTCCTCGGCAAGACCCCGGAGGAACTGTTCGACCCCGGCGATGCCGCCACCATTCGCGACGTGGACGATGCCTGCCTCCGGGGCGAAATCGTGAACGCCGTGCGCACGCTCCACCGCGGCGACCGGGAGTTCGTGCTGCACACCGTGCAGGCGCCCCTGCGCGACCAGGCGGGCCAGGTCGTGGGCATCACCGGCATCGTGCGCGACCTCACCGGCCAGCGCCGCCTGGCCGACGACCTGCGGGCCTCCGAGGCCGCCTACCACACGATCTTCGACGCCGTGACCGACGCCATCCTGCTGCTGGACCCCGAGACGGGCACCATCCTCGAGATGAACGCCGCGGCGCGTTCCTACGCGCGGCGCCTCGGCCGGCCCCCCTCCGCTCCCCTCGCGCTCGCGCTCCTGGCCTCGCACGAGGAGCCGTTCACCGAAAAGGAGGCCCTGCGGCGCGTGCACGCCGCGGCGAGGGGGCGCCCGCAGAGCTACGAATGGATGCTCCGCGACCCGCACGGCCACCCCACCTGGTTCCTCGTGAACCTCACGGCGGCCAACATCCGAGGCACCCGGTGCGTCCTCGCCGTCGCACGCGAGACCACCGAACTGCGGCGCGCGCAGGACGAGCGCCTGCGCATCCAGAAGCTCGAATCCCTCGGCCTCCTCGCGGGCGGCATCGCGCACGACTTCAACAACCTGCTCATGGGCATCCTGGCCAGCATCGCCCTCGCCCGGCTCGACCACGGCACGAGTCCCGAGGCGGCCCGCACCCTCGACGATGCCGAGAAGGCCGTGCGGCGGGCGACCGGCCTGACCCACCAGCTCCTCACCTTCTCGCGCGGCGGCGCCCCCGTGCGGCGCGCCATCGCCCTGGGCGAGCTGGTCCGTGAGACCGCCGAATTCGCCCTCACAGGCTCCAACGTCCGCGCCCACTTCGCGATCGCCCCCGACCTGTGGCCGGCGGAGGTGGACGCGGCGCAGATCGGGCAGGTCATTCAGAACCTCGTCATCAACGCCAACGAAGCCATGCCGGATGGCGGCGTGGTGCGAATCACCGTGGCCAACCTCCTGCTGGGGGCAGAGTCGGGCATCCCCCTGCCTCCCGGCCGGTATGTCAAGGTGGCGGTTCGCGACACCGGCGTGGGCATCGCGCCCGAGAATCTCCAGCGCATCTTCGACCCCTACTTCACCACCAAGGGGGCCGGCAGCGGCCTGGGCCTCGCCGTGGCCTACTCGGTGCTCCGCAGCCACGGCGGACACATCCGCGTCGAGTCGCAGCTCGGCGCGGGCAGCACGTTCGAGGTCTTCCTCCCCGCGGCCACGGCGGCGGCCGAGCCGGCCGCGCCCTCCGCGGCCGCGGCCAGGCGCCAGGGCCGGCTCCTGGTGATGGACGACGATCAGGTCATCCGCCGCTGCCTCGAACAGCTCCTCGAGCGGGTCGGCTACACCGTCGCGTGCGCGTCCGATGGCGCCGAGGCCGTGAAGATGTTCCGCGAGGCGCTCGAGCGCGGCCAGCCGTTCGACGCCGTGGTGCTCGACCTCACCGTGGTGGCCGGCATGGGCGGCGAAGCCTGCCTGGAGCGGCTGCGCGAGCTGGACCCCGACGTGCGCGCCATCGTGGCCAGCGGCTTCCACACCGACCCGGTGATGGCCGAGTTCCGCGAGCGCGGCTTCCGGGCCGTGGTGGCCAAGCCCTTCTCGCTCGAGGAACTCCTGCGCGCCCTGGACGAGGCCCGCGCCTGA
- a CDS encoding acetyl-CoA carboxylase carboxyltransferase subunit alpha produces the protein MSTPTNLDFERPILDLEKKVQELIQFQEAKGVDLSETIEQLRAEQRRLARDIYANLTPWQEVQVARHRDRPSTMDFISLICTQFIELHGDRLFRDDKAVVTGFARLDGRRVLVIGHRKGKNTRESIACNWGLAHPEGYRKAMLKARLAERLGISILMFIDTAGAFPGVGAEERGVAQSIAENIADLSTLRVPIICVVLGEGASGGALGIGVGDRILMLQHAYFSVITPEGCAAILFRSSEKKEEAAQALHLTSRDMLQFGIADEVVPEADLAAHYQPREAAACLKQALVRHLDELAVIPIEELLEKRYAKFRRLGQFAGSEAQT, from the coding sequence ATGAGCACCCCCACCAACCTCGACTTCGAGCGCCCCATCCTCGACCTGGAGAAGAAGGTCCAGGAACTCATCCAGTTCCAGGAAGCCAAGGGGGTGGACCTCAGCGAGACCATTGAGCAGCTCCGCGCCGAGCAGCGCCGCCTGGCCCGCGACATCTACGCCAACCTCACCCCCTGGCAGGAGGTGCAGGTGGCGCGCCACCGCGACCGGCCGTCCACCATGGACTTCATCAGCCTGATCTGCACCCAATTCATCGAGTTGCATGGCGACCGGCTCTTCCGCGACGACAAGGCGGTGGTCACCGGCTTCGCCCGCCTCGACGGCCGCCGCGTGCTGGTCATCGGCCACCGCAAGGGCAAGAACACCCGCGAGAGCATCGCCTGCAACTGGGGCCTCGCGCACCCCGAGGGCTACCGCAAGGCCATGCTCAAGGCGCGCCTCGCCGAGCGCCTGGGCATCTCCATCCTCATGTTCATAGACACGGCCGGCGCCTTCCCCGGCGTGGGCGCCGAGGAGCGCGGCGTCGCCCAGTCCATCGCCGAGAACATCGCCGACCTCTCGACCCTGCGCGTGCCCATCATCTGCGTCGTGCTCGGCGAGGGGGCCAGCGGCGGCGCCCTCGGCATCGGCGTCGGCGACCGCATCCTGATGCTCCAGCACGCCTACTTCTCCGTCATCACGCCCGAGGGCTGCGCCGCCATCCTCTTCCGCTCCAGCGAGAAGAAGGAGGAGGCCGCCCAGGCGCTCCACCTGACCTCCAGGGACATGCTCCAGTTCGGCATCGCAGACGAGGTGGTGCCCGAGGCCGACCTCGCGGCCCATTACCAGCCGCGCGAGGCCGCCGCCTGCCTCAAGCAGGCCCTCGTCCGCCACCTCGACGAGTTGGCCGTCATCCCCATCGAGGAACTCCTGGAGAAACGTTACGCCAAGTTCCGCCGCCTCGGCCAGTTCGCCGGCAGCGAGGCCCAGACCTGA
- a CDS encoding sugar ABC transporter permease, with protein sequence MATESSEARRRRRRENFTGWLYVSPAALLLGLFSIFPVGYAFYVSLHDWRLVKGDFVGFGNYAEALGSDPSFGRALLATVYYVLGTVPLGLILALVLANLLMGRIRGKGVYRTIYFLPYVTSVVAAAAVWLWMLYPAPAEWGLANAMMKGLGLPAQSWVEESSGVFRLVAEHFGVSLPGWAAGPSLSLVCVMAFSIWQALGFEIVVLLAALTNVPKEIYEAAAVDGATGWRRLRHITIPLISPTLFFLSIVSTIRAFRVFNQVYIMASKDTSGTADTVTVYIFKTFYVGGRVGYGSATALLLFLIILAVTLVQMRALGARVHY encoded by the coding sequence ATGGCAACGGAATCTTCCGAGGCGCGACGCCGCCGCCGGCGCGAGAACTTCACGGGCTGGCTGTACGTGTCGCCCGCGGCGCTGCTGCTCGGCCTCTTCAGCATTTTCCCGGTCGGCTATGCGTTCTATGTGAGCCTGCACGACTGGCGCCTGGTGAAGGGCGACTTCGTGGGCTTCGGCAACTACGCCGAGGCCCTGGGGTCCGACCCCTCGTTCGGCAGGGCCCTTCTGGCGACGGTGTACTATGTGCTCGGCACCGTGCCGCTGGGGCTGATCCTGGCGCTGGTGCTGGCCAACCTGCTGATGGGGCGGATCCGCGGCAAGGGCGTCTACAGGACCATCTACTTCCTGCCCTACGTGACGTCGGTGGTCGCGGCCGCGGCGGTGTGGCTGTGGATGCTGTATCCGGCGCCCGCCGAGTGGGGCCTGGCGAACGCGATGATGAAGGGCCTGGGCCTGCCGGCGCAGTCGTGGGTCGAAGAGTCCAGCGGCGTGTTCCGGCTGGTGGCCGAGCACTTCGGGGTCTCGTTGCCCGGCTGGGCGGCGGGGCCGAGCCTGTCGCTGGTGTGCGTGATGGCCTTCTCGATCTGGCAGGCCCTGGGCTTCGAGATCGTGGTGCTGCTGGCGGCGCTGACGAACGTGCCGAAGGAGATCTACGAGGCGGCGGCGGTGGATGGCGCGACCGGCTGGCGGCGGCTGCGGCACATCACCATTCCGCTCATCTCGCCCACGCTGTTCTTTCTCTCGATCGTCTCGACGATTCGCGCGTTCCGCGTGTTCAACCAGGTGTACATCATGGCCTCGAAAGACACCTCCGGCACGGCCGACACGGTGACGGTGTATATTTTCAAGACGTTCTACGTGGGGGGGCGGGTGGGCTACGGTTCGGCGACGGCGCTGCTGCTGTTCCTGATCATTCTCGCGGTCACGCTCGTCCAGATGCGGGCGCTGGGCGCGCGCGTGCACTACTGA
- the ispF gene encoding 2-C-methyl-D-erythritol 2,4-cyclodiphosphate synthase: protein MRVGLGYDIHRLVPGRPLRLGGVEIPSPVGLLGHSDGDALLHAVCDALLGAAALGDLGDHFPDTDPAFLGADSAHLLRQALAKVRAAGYQPANLDATVVAQQPRLGPHKAAIRQRLADLLALDPSLVSLKAKSNNGLDAVGQGLAIAAHAVVLIENLPEAP, encoded by the coding sequence ATGCGAGTCGGCCTCGGCTACGACATCCACCGCCTCGTGCCCGGCAGGCCCCTGCGCCTGGGCGGCGTGGAGATTCCCTCGCCCGTGGGCCTGCTCGGCCACTCCGACGGCGACGCCCTCCTCCACGCCGTCTGCGACGCACTCCTCGGCGCCGCCGCGCTCGGCGACCTCGGCGACCACTTCCCCGACACCGACCCCGCATTCCTGGGCGCCGACAGCGCCCACCTGCTCCGCCAGGCCCTGGCCAAGGTGCGGGCCGCAGGCTACCAGCCCGCGAACCTCGACGCCACCGTCGTCGCCCAGCAGCCGCGGCTCGGCCCCCACAAGGCCGCCATCCGCCAGCGCCTCGCCGACCTGCTCGCCCTCGACCCCTCGCTCGTCAGCCTCAAGGCCAAGAGCAACAACGGCCTCGACGCCGTCGGCCAGGGCCTCGCCATCGCCGCCCACGCCGTCGTCCTCATCGAGAACCTGCCGGAGGCCCCATGA